The Clostridium sporogenes region GTTTTGGAAGCATGTTTTTTTATAAGATCTACAGATTTGTAACCTTCTTCTATGTTAACCCCAGCTTCTTTGTAAGATACCATGAATAACATTCCCTTCTTTAAATTATTAGTTATTCTATCAATAAAAAAACTATATTAAGTTATTTTAACTTTAGAATCATGAAAAAATAATCCATTAAATATGAATTGTATATTTAGTATGAAACAAAGAAATAAATTTTTTCTACCTAAAGCTAAAACAACTTAAATCCTCTATTCCAAACTATCTTTAGGCATTTCTATAGGTGCAGATATAGGATATATACCATTAAAACATCCCAAGCAAAAATCTTTATCTTTATGCAGTGTTTCTACTAAGCCTCCCATACTTATATAAGCTAAACTATCTGCTCCAATTTTTTCTCTTATTTCTTCTACCTCTGAGTGAGCACCTATTAAATCTTTTCTATAAGGAGTATCTATTCCAAAATAACACGGATATTTAACCATTGGTGATGATACTCTAAAATGAACTTCCTTAGCTCCAGCTTTTCTTAATATTTGTACTAATCTTTTACTAGTAGTTCCTCTTACTATAGAATCATCTATTATTACTACCCTTTTTCCCTCTACATTTGTTTTAAGAGCATTTAATTTTACAGACACAGCTTTTTCTCTTAATTCTTGAGAAGGTGCTATAAAAGTTCTTCCTACATATTTGTTTTTTATAAATCCTATGCCATATGGTATTTTCGAAGCCTCAGCATAACCTACTGCAGCTGGTATGCCAGAATCAGGAACACCTATAACTATATCTGCATCCACCGGGTATTCTTCATAAAGTTTTTTCCCTGCTCTAACCCTTGATTCATAAACATTTATGCCATCCATAGTGCTATCTGGTCTTGCAAAATATATATATTCAAAAGCACAGGTTTGACATTTTGTTTTTTCCGCAAAATTAATTGACTCTATTCCATTTTGATCTATGATAACTATTTCCCCAGGTTCTATATCTCTTATAAACTCTCCACCTACACAATCAAAGGCACAACTTTCTGAGCTTAGTAAATAATCATCCCCAATTTTACCTAGGCACATAGGTCTTATTCCATAAGGATCTCTTGCACCTATTAGCTTATCTTCTGTAAGTATAACAATAGCATAGGATCCTTTAATAGCTTGCATTGCATCCACTACTGCTTTATCTATCCCTTTTTTAGCACTTCTTGCTATTAAATTTAATAACACCTCTGTATCTATAGACGTTTGAAAAATACATCCACCATCTTCTAAAAGTTCTCTTATAACTGCTGCATTAACTAAATTACCATTATGGGCTATGGCAATAGAGCCTAATTTATAAGTACCTACTATAGGCTGTGCATTATCTGATTTACTAGCTCCTGTAGTGGAATATCTAACATGACCTATGGCGGAATTGCCCTTTAATCCCTTTATAGTTTCCTTACTAAAAACATCTGACACTAAACCCATGCCTTTATGATATTTAAACTTTTCTCCATCAGATACCACTATTCCTGCACTTTCTTGGCCTCTATGTTGAAGAGCATATAATCCGTAATAAGTTACTTCTGCTGACTTTGATTCATTGCTTTTGGAAAATACTCCGAATACCCCACATTCTTCTTTAAACTTATCTTCTTCTAAATCAAAGGGCATGTTTTCATTTAAATCATCTAACATATAGCACATACTCATTTTTACTCCCCACTCACTTTATTTTCAATTATCAATGATCAATTAAATGTAACAACACTTTTTAATTGTTAACATTCAATCATCCATTGACTATTGAGCATTGTTAATTGACAATTAATTATTGACTCTTTTTAATATTTCCATATAAGCTTCTTTTACATTTCCCATGTCTCTTCTAAATCTATCTTTATCTAACTTTTCTCCTGTATTTTTATCCCATAATCTGCATGTATCTGGGGATATTTCATCTGCTAAGAGAAGCTCACCATTAAATCTTCCTATTTCTATTTTAAAATCAACTAAATTTATTCCTTGCTCATCAAAGAATTCTTTTAATGTATCATTTACTTTTTCTGCTATAGAATACATTTCTTTTAGTTCTTCAAATGTTGTAAGTCCTATAGCCACTGCATGATAGTCATTTATAAGAGGGTCATTTAAATCATCATTTTTATAACTTATTTCAAATACAGTAGTATCTAATTTTCTTCCTTCTGAAAGTCCTAATCTTTTTGCCATACTTCCTGCTGCTATATTTCTAACTATAACTTCTAGTGGAACTATTTCTACTTTTTTGCAAAGCTGTTCTCTTTCATTTATCTTTTCTATGAAATGTGTTTTTACGCCTTTTTTTTCTAAAAGTTCAAATAACATTGCTGTTATAGAGTTATTCATAACTCCCTTATCTTCAATAGTTCCTTTCTTTTCCCCATTAAAAGCTGTGGCATCATCTTTATAATACACAACAACTGTATCCTTATCATTCG contains the following coding sequences:
- the purF gene encoding amidophosphoribosyltransferase — protein: MSMCYMLDDLNENMPFDLEEDKFKEECGVFGVFSKSNESKSAEVTYYGLYALQHRGQESAGIVVSDGEKFKYHKGMGLVSDVFSKETIKGLKGNSAIGHVRYSTTGASKSDNAQPIVGTYKLGSIAIAHNGNLVNAAVIRELLEDGGCIFQTSIDTEVLLNLIARSAKKGIDKAVVDAMQAIKGSYAIVILTEDKLIGARDPYGIRPMCLGKIGDDYLLSSESCAFDCVGGEFIRDIEPGEIVIIDQNGIESINFAEKTKCQTCAFEYIYFARPDSTMDGINVYESRVRAGKKLYEEYPVDADIVIGVPDSGIPAAVGYAEASKIPYGIGFIKNKYVGRTFIAPSQELREKAVSVKLNALKTNVEGKRVVIIDDSIVRGTTSKRLVQILRKAGAKEVHFRVSSPMVKYPCYFGIDTPYRKDLIGAHSEVEEIREKIGADSLAYISMGGLVETLHKDKDFCLGCFNGIYPISAPIEMPKDSLE
- the purC gene encoding phosphoribosylaminoimidazolesuccinocarboxamide synthase — encoded protein: MEKKDMLYEGKAKKIFRTNDKDTVVVYYKDDATAFNGEKKGTIEDKGVMNNSITAMLFELLEKKGVKTHFIEKINEREQLCKKVEIVPLEVIVRNIAAGSMAKRLGLSEGRKLDTTVFEISYKNDDLNDPLINDYHAVAIGLTTFEELKEMYSIAEKVNDTLKEFFDEQGINLVDFKIEIGRFNGELLLADEISPDTCRLWDKNTGEKLDKDRFRRDMGNVKEAYMEILKRVNN